A window of Rhizobium acidisoli contains these coding sequences:
- a CDS encoding GatB/YqeY domain-containing protein: MLRDQLATQLKEAMKAKNAERLSTVRLIQAAVKDRDIANRGTGKEQASDDEILQILAKMVKQRDESAKIYEENSRPELAAKERAEITVIQDFMPKQLSDSEVRANVSAIIAETGAAGAKDMGKVMAALKERYAGQMDFAKASATVKELLS, translated from the coding sequence ATGCTGCGCGATCAACTCGCCACCCAGCTGAAAGAGGCGATGAAGGCCAAGAATGCGGAGCGGCTTTCCACCGTCCGGCTGATTCAGGCCGCGGTCAAGGATCGCGATATCGCCAATCGCGGCACCGGCAAGGAGCAGGCGAGCGACGACGAGATCCTGCAGATTCTGGCCAAGATGGTGAAACAGCGCGACGAATCGGCAAAGATCTACGAGGAGAATTCCCGGCCGGAGCTTGCCGCCAAGGAGCGCGCCGAAATCACCGTCATCCAGGATTTCATGCCGAAGCAGCTTTCGGATAGTGAGGTGCGCGCCAATGTGTCGGCGATCATCGCCGAGACCGGCGCTGCCGGCGCCAAAGACATGGGCAAGGTGATGGCCGCGCTCAAGGAGCGTTATGCCGGCCAAATGGATTTCGCCAAGGCGTCGGCGACCGTCAAAGAACTTCTGAGTTAA
- the carA gene encoding glutamine-hydrolyzing carbamoyl-phosphate synthase small subunit, with amino-acid sequence MTATAPWTIEKPTALLVLADGTVIEGKGIGATGKVQAEVVFNTALTGYEEILTDPSYLGQIVTFTFPHIGNIGTNDEDIEDLTPAARHGAVGVIFKADITDPSNYRAAKHLDQWLKARGVIGLCGIDTRALTAWIRENGAPNAVIAHDPNGVFDIEALKTEAKAWSGLEGLDLAKIASSGQSSQWTETPWVWNEGYGELAAADAKYHVVCLDYGVKRNILRLFAGLDCKVTVVPAATSAEDVLAMQPDGIFLSNGPGDPAATGEYAVPVIKTLVKTDIPVFGICLGHQMLGLALGAKTEKMHQGHHGANHPVKDHTTGKVEIVSMNHGFAVDSKSLPDGVEETHISLFDGTNCGLRVLGKQVFSVQHHPEASPGPQDSHYLFRRFINMVREKKGEPALAER; translated from the coding sequence ATGACCGCGACAGCACCCTGGACAATCGAAAAGCCGACCGCCCTCCTCGTTCTTGCCGATGGCACGGTCATCGAAGGCAAGGGCATCGGTGCCACCGGCAAGGTCCAGGCCGAAGTGGTTTTCAACACGGCGCTGACCGGCTACGAGGAGATCCTGACGGACCCCTCCTATCTCGGCCAGATCGTCACCTTCACCTTTCCGCATATCGGCAATATCGGCACCAATGATGAAGACATCGAGGATCTGACGCCTGCTGCCCGCCACGGCGCCGTCGGCGTCATCTTCAAGGCCGACATCACCGACCCTTCGAACTACCGCGCCGCCAAACATCTCGACCAATGGCTGAAGGCGCGCGGCGTCATCGGTCTCTGCGGCATCGACACGCGCGCGCTGACCGCCTGGATCCGCGAGAATGGCGCCCCGAACGCGGTGATCGCTCACGATCCGAACGGCGTCTTCGATATCGAGGCGCTGAAGACCGAAGCCAAGGCCTGGAGCGGCCTCGAAGGTCTCGACCTTGCCAAGATCGCCTCGTCGGGCCAATCCTCGCAATGGACCGAGACGCCGTGGGTCTGGAATGAAGGGTATGGCGAACTCGCCGCAGCGGACGCGAAATACCACGTCGTCTGCCTCGATTACGGCGTCAAGCGCAACATCCTGCGTCTGTTCGCCGGTCTCGACTGCAAGGTGACCGTCGTGCCGGCGGCAACGAGCGCCGAAGACGTGCTCGCCATGCAGCCGGACGGCATCTTCCTGTCGAACGGCCCGGGCGATCCGGCGGCGACCGGCGAATATGCCGTGCCCGTGATCAAGACTCTGGTTAAAACCGATATCCCCGTCTTCGGCATCTGCCTCGGCCATCAGATGCTCGGCCTTGCCCTCGGCGCCAAGACCGAGAAGATGCACCAGGGCCATCACGGCGCCAACCACCCCGTCAAGGATCATACGACCGGCAAGGTCGAGATCGTCTCGATGAATCATGGCTTCGCAGTCGACTCGAAGTCGCTGCCCGATGGCGTTGAAGAGACTCATATTTCGCTTTTCGACGGCACCAATTGCGGCCTGCGCGTGCTCGGCAAGCAGGTCTTCTCCGTCCAGCACCATCCGGAAGCCTCTCCCGGCCCGCAGGACAGCCACTATCTCTTCCGCCGCTTCATCAACATGGTGCGCGAGAAGAAGGGCGAACCGGCGCTCGCCGAACGCTGA
- a CDS encoding antibiotic biosynthesis monooxygenase family protein gives MSGAFFRVDKFVVPAAAREEFLVNVMMTHKLLEAQDGFIDHKVLEQVAGPGEFNFVTIAQWESAEVVERVRATVAAAHKAANFDPQEMFARLGIRADMASYKPVAA, from the coding sequence ATGAGCGGAGCTTTCTTTCGAGTCGATAAGTTCGTTGTGCCGGCCGCGGCGCGCGAGGAATTTCTCGTCAATGTGATGATGACCCACAAACTGCTGGAGGCACAGGACGGCTTCATCGATCACAAGGTGCTGGAACAGGTCGCCGGTCCCGGCGAGTTCAACTTCGTGACCATTGCCCAATGGGAAAGCGCCGAGGTCGTCGAGCGTGTGCGGGCAACTGTCGCAGCCGCCCACAAGGCCGCCAATTTCGACCCGCAGGAAATGTTCGCGCGTCTCGGCATTCGCGCCGACATGGCGAGCTACAAGCCTGTCGCGGCTTGA
- a CDS encoding MATE family efflux transporter, whose translation MDTPIDARRLAPTTDNRWGAHFRATLALGIPLIGAQLAQLGINTTDVMIVGRLGAEHLAAMVLSAQFLFTILIFGSGFAIAVIPMVAQAYGRGDVVSVRRALRMGLWVVIAYWVIMQPAFFNSEQILLFAQQKPEVAKLAHGYIMIGQFGVLPALLFNVMRALVSAIGKAGIILNVTIATLVLNAIFAYALVLGHFGFPAMGLEGAAIVSVVVQTAGFLFILAFVQRREETRRYEIFVRFWRPDWHALLEVLRLGFPISVTVLAEVSLFTVASLLMGYIGTIELAAHGIALQWASIAFMIPLGLSQAATVRVGIAHGQGDYRGLVRASIMVLILACAISAVGSVLFATMPQFLGSWFLDVNSPEAPAVLAYAGPLIVVAGLFQLVDGLQVVANGLLRGLKDARVPMIMALIAYWPIGFFLAWAFAFPLGFGGIGIWFGFLVGLAAAAVMLCWRFYLLLRREGAMAGA comes from the coding sequence ATGGACACGCCGATCGACGCGCGCAGGCTTGCGCCGACAACCGATAATCGTTGGGGCGCACATTTCCGTGCAACGCTGGCGCTCGGCATTCCGCTGATCGGCGCGCAGCTCGCCCAGCTCGGCATCAACACCACCGATGTGATGATCGTCGGCCGCCTCGGCGCCGAGCATCTGGCGGCGATGGTGCTGTCCGCACAGTTCCTGTTCACCATCCTGATCTTCGGTTCGGGCTTTGCCATCGCCGTCATCCCGATGGTGGCGCAGGCCTATGGCCGCGGCGACGTCGTCTCCGTGCGCCGGGCGCTGCGCATGGGTCTCTGGGTGGTGATCGCATATTGGGTCATCATGCAGCCCGCCTTCTTCAATTCGGAGCAGATCCTTCTCTTTGCGCAGCAGAAGCCCGAGGTGGCCAAGCTCGCCCATGGCTACATCATGATCGGCCAGTTCGGCGTGCTGCCGGCGCTGCTCTTCAACGTCATGCGCGCGCTGGTCAGCGCCATCGGCAAGGCGGGCATCATCCTCAACGTCACCATCGCCACGCTGGTGCTGAACGCGATCTTCGCCTATGCCCTGGTGCTCGGCCATTTCGGCTTTCCGGCGATGGGGCTCGAGGGTGCTGCGATCGTGTCGGTCGTCGTACAGACGGCAGGCTTCCTCTTCATCCTGGCCTTCGTGCAGCGGCGGGAGGAGACACGGCGCTACGAGATCTTCGTGCGGTTCTGGAGGCCCGACTGGCATGCGCTGCTGGAGGTCCTCCGGCTCGGTTTTCCGATCAGCGTCACCGTGCTTGCCGAGGTCAGCCTGTTTACGGTGGCCTCGTTGCTGATGGGTTATATCGGCACCATCGAGCTCGCCGCTCACGGCATTGCCCTGCAATGGGCTTCGATCGCCTTCATGATCCCGCTCGGCCTCAGCCAGGCGGCGACGGTGCGCGTCGGGATCGCCCACGGGCAGGGCGATTACCGCGGGCTGGTGCGGGCTTCGATCATGGTGCTCATCCTTGCCTGCGCCATTTCGGCGGTGGGCTCGGTGCTGTTTGCCACCATGCCGCAATTCCTCGGCAGCTGGTTCCTCGACGTCAATTCGCCGGAGGCGCCCGCCGTGCTTGCCTATGCCGGGCCGCTGATCGTCGTCGCCGGGCTTTTCCAGCTGGTCGACGGGTTGCAGGTGGTCGCCAACGGATTGCTGCGCGGCCTGAAAGACGCACGTGTGCCGATGATCATGGCACTGATTGCCTATTGGCCGATCGGCTTCTTCCTTGCCTGGGCCTTTGCCTTCCCGCTGGGCTTCGGCGGCATCGGCATCTGGTTCGGTTTCCTCGTCGGGCTGGCGGCGGCCGCCGTCATGCTCTGCTGGCGGTTCTATCTTCTGCTTCGCCGGGAAGGAGCGATGGCCGGCGCCTGA
- a CDS encoding TCR/Tet family MFS transporter yields MLDPKFVRRGLFLVFIILFLDIIGIAIIMPVLPAYLEQLTGGGVSDAAIDGGWLMLVYAGMQFLFAPLLGNLSDRFGRRPILLLSVLTFAIDNFICGIATSFWMLFVGRVLAGISGGSFATCSAYIADISTEENRAKNFGLIGIAFGVGFTIGPVIGGVLGEFGPRVPFLGAAALSFVNFIAACFLLPETLEARNRRRFEWKRANPLGALRQMRHYPGIGWVSLVMFLFFLAHAVYPSVWSFVSTYRYGWSEGQIGLSLGIYGIGAALVMGLVLPRVVPLLGEWKTALLGLCFSAAGLTGYAFAWEGWVVYVVIIATVMENVADPPLRSIAAGKVPPSAQGELQGALTSLSSITTIIGPLIFTQLFSYFTRPEAPVTFAGAPYLTAALFILVAAGVFLVLVRVRQPAEALEAAG; encoded by the coding sequence ATGCTTGACCCCAAATTCGTCCGTCGCGGCCTTTTCCTGGTCTTCATCATCCTCTTCCTCGACATTATCGGCATCGCCATCATCATGCCGGTGCTGCCCGCTTATCTGGAGCAGTTGACCGGCGGCGGCGTCAGCGATGCGGCGATCGATGGCGGCTGGCTGATGCTCGTCTATGCCGGCATGCAATTCCTGTTCGCGCCGCTGCTCGGAAACCTGTCCGACCGGTTCGGCCGCCGGCCGATCCTTCTGCTGTCGGTGTTGACCTTTGCGATCGACAATTTCATCTGCGGCATCGCCACCAGCTTCTGGATGCTGTTCGTTGGCCGCGTGCTTGCCGGCATCAGCGGCGGCAGCTTTGCCACGTGCTCGGCCTATATCGCCGATATCAGCACCGAGGAGAACCGGGCGAAGAATTTCGGGCTGATCGGCATCGCCTTCGGCGTCGGCTTCACGATTGGCCCCGTCATCGGCGGTGTCCTCGGCGAATTCGGCCCGCGTGTGCCGTTTCTCGGTGCGGCCGCACTCTCGTTCGTCAATTTCATCGCCGCCTGCTTCCTGCTGCCGGAAACGCTGGAGGCCAGGAATCGCCGCCGCTTCGAGTGGAAACGCGCCAATCCGCTCGGCGCGCTGCGGCAGATGCGTCACTACCCGGGCATCGGTTGGGTCAGCCTCGTCATGTTCCTGTTTTTCCTCGCGCATGCCGTCTATCCGTCGGTCTGGTCCTTCGTCTCGACTTATCGCTACGGCTGGAGCGAGGGACAGATCGGCCTGTCGCTCGGTATCTACGGCATCGGCGCGGCACTGGTGATGGGACTGGTATTGCCGCGTGTCGTGCCTCTGCTCGGCGAATGGAAGACGGCGCTTCTCGGCCTCTGTTTTTCGGCTGCGGGGCTCACCGGCTATGCCTTCGCCTGGGAGGGCTGGGTGGTCTATGTGGTGATTATTGCGACCGTCATGGAAAACGTCGCCGATCCGCCGCTGCGCAGCATCGCCGCCGGCAAGGTGCCGCCCTCAGCGCAGGGCGAGCTGCAAGGGGCGCTGACCAGTCTCAGCAGCATCACCACCATCATCGGGCCGCTGATCTTCACGCAGTTGTTCAGCTATTTCACCCGGCCAGAGGCGCCCGTCACCTTTGCCGGGGCGCCCTATCTGACTGCTGCCCTGTTCATCCTGGTGGCCGCCGGCGTGTTCCTCGTGCTGGTTCGGGTCCGTCAGCCGGCGGAGGCGCTGGAGGCGGCGGGTTGA
- a CDS encoding aldo/keto reductase: protein MLTYRLGKTGPDVSAIGLGCMGMSGMYGPADRAESIATIHAALDAGVNLLDTGDFYGMGHNEMLIGEALKGRRREDAVISVKFGALRDPASGWSGIDARPGAVKNFLAYTLQRLGVDYIDIYRPARLDPNVPIEDTVGAIADMVKAGYVRHIGLSEVGADTIRRAAAVAPIVDLQIEYSLISRGIEEKILPTTRELGISITAYGVLSRGLISGHWQKGQAAAGDFRTHSPRFQASNIEQNLALVEKLREIAEAKSVSVAQIAIAWVAAKGKDIVPIIGARRRDRLTEALGSRAVDLSADDFAAIERAVPKDAAAGGRYPEHMLQHMDSER from the coding sequence ATGCTGACCTATCGTTTGGGAAAGACCGGACCCGATGTTTCGGCCATCGGCCTCGGCTGCATGGGCATGTCGGGCATGTACGGCCCTGCCGACCGCGCCGAAAGTATCGCGACGATCCATGCCGCGCTCGATGCCGGCGTCAATCTGCTGGACACCGGCGATTTCTACGGCATGGGCCATAATGAGATGCTGATTGGGGAGGCGTTGAAGGGTCGCAGGCGCGAGGATGCCGTCATCAGCGTCAAATTCGGCGCGCTCCGCGATCCCGCCAGCGGCTGGAGCGGCATCGACGCCCGCCCAGGCGCGGTGAAGAACTTCCTCGCTTACACGCTGCAGCGTCTCGGCGTCGACTATATCGACATCTACCGCCCGGCCCGCCTCGATCCGAACGTGCCGATCGAGGATACGGTTGGCGCGATCGCCGACATGGTCAAAGCGGGTTATGTCAGGCATATCGGCCTGTCCGAAGTCGGCGCCGACACCATCCGCCGCGCCGCCGCCGTTGCCCCGATCGTCGACCTGCAAATCGAATATTCGCTGATCTCGCGCGGCATCGAAGAGAAGATCCTGCCGACGACACGCGAACTCGGCATCTCGATCACCGCCTACGGCGTGCTCTCGCGCGGCCTGATCAGCGGCCATTGGCAAAAGGGCCAGGCCGCGGCCGGAGACTTCCGCACCCATAGCCCACGCTTCCAAGCGAGCAATATCGAGCAGAACCTCGCTTTGGTGGAAAAACTGCGGGAGATCGCGGAGGCAAAGAGCGTCTCGGTCGCCCAGATCGCCATCGCCTGGGTCGCCGCCAAGGGCAAGGATATCGTCCCGATCATCGGCGCCCGCCGCCGCGACCGGCTGACCGAGGCTCTCGGCTCACGCGCGGTGGATCTGTCGGCAGACGATTTCGCCGCGATCGAACGCGCCGTCCCGAAGGATGCGGCTGCCGGCGGGCGTTATCCCGAACATATGCTGCAGCATATGGATAGTGAGAGATAA
- the ypfJ gene encoding KPN_02809 family neutral zinc metallopeptidase — MEWRGRRQSDNIEDRRGDPGSGGFGRGGGFNFPSGGGVRRAGGGLSIGTIIFLVVIYFIFKMMGVDLLQVLEGGGMTSGPGYEQSQSEGTRTPANDEMTAFMRTVLAETEDTWTGIFQAQGQTYEEPRLVLFSGSTASACGSASAATGPFYCPGDHKLYLDTDFFQELSNRFGASGDFAEAYVVAHEVGHHVQNLLGILPKFNQARQRMSEEEANKMSVRVELQADCFAGIWGKYTQQKGLLESGDLEEALNAAQQIGDDTLQKRSQGYVVPESFNHGTSAQRVRWFKRGFDSGQLSACDTFSGPV; from the coding sequence ATGGAATGGAGAGGCCGGCGTCAGTCCGACAATATCGAGGATCGCCGCGGCGATCCGGGCAGCGGCGGTTTCGGCCGCGGCGGTGGCTTCAACTTTCCCTCCGGCGGCGGCGTTCGCCGCGCCGGCGGCGGCTTGAGCATCGGCACGATCATCTTCCTCGTCGTCATCTATTTCATCTTCAAGATGATGGGCGTCGACCTGCTGCAGGTGCTCGAGGGCGGCGGCATGACGAGCGGCCCCGGCTACGAACAGAGCCAGTCGGAAGGCACGCGGACGCCCGCCAATGATGAGATGACCGCCTTTATGCGGACCGTTCTTGCCGAAACCGAGGATACCTGGACGGGCATCTTCCAGGCGCAAGGCCAGACTTACGAGGAGCCGCGCCTCGTGCTGTTTTCGGGCTCGACGGCATCGGCCTGCGGCTCCGCATCGGCGGCAACCGGACCGTTCTACTGCCCCGGTGACCACAAGCTCTATCTCGACACGGATTTCTTCCAGGAGCTTTCCAACCGGTTCGGCGCGTCTGGCGATTTCGCCGAGGCCTATGTCGTCGCTCACGAGGTCGGCCATCACGTGCAGAACCTGCTCGGCATCCTGCCGAAGTTCAACCAGGCCCGCCAGCGCATGAGCGAGGAAGAGGCCAACAAGATGTCGGTGCGCGTCGAGCTGCAGGCCGATTGCTTCGCCGGCATCTGGGGCAAATATACCCAGCAGAAGGGCTTGCTGGAGTCCGGCGACCTCGAGGAGGCGCTCAACGCCGCCCAGCAGATCGGCGACGACACGCTGCAGAAGCGGTCCCAGGGTTACGTCGTGCCCGAGAGTTTCAACCACGGCACTTCGGCGCAGCGCGTCAGATGGTTCAAGCGCGGCTTCGACAGCGGGCAACTGTCGGCTTGCGATACGTTCTCCGGGCCGGTTTGA
- the carB gene encoding carbamoyl-phosphate synthase large subunit, translated as MPKRQDIKSILIIGAGPIVIGQACEFDYSGTQACKALREEGYRVILVNSNPATIMTDPGLADATYVEPITPEVVAKIIAKERPDALLPTMGGQTALNTALSLKRMGVLDRYNVEMIGAKPAAIDMAEDRALFREAMARIGLETPRSMLANATDIKDLDRKTHEAERNKLRDSLSGSDLDKALDELENQWNLGESDRKQRYISHAMAIAAQAIDHVGLPAIIRPSFTMGGTGGGIAYNRSEFFEIVGGGLDASPTTEVLVEESVLGWKEYEMEVVRDKADNCIIICSIENIDPMGVHTGDSITVAPALTLTDKEFQIMRNASIAVLREIGVETGGSNVQFAVNPKDGRLVVIEMNPRVSRSSALASKATGFPIAKVAAKLAIGYTLDELDNDITGGATPASFEPSIDYVVTKIPRFAFEKFPGASPVLTTAMKSVGEVMAIGRTFAESLQKALRGLETGLTGLDEIEIPDSEEGESSHNAIRAAIGTPTPDRLRMVAQALRMGLSIEEVHEGCKIDPWFIAELKNIIDTEARIREHGLPEDAANLRMLKAMGFSDARLATLTGKRPKQVAELRNSLNVRPVFKRIDTCAAEFASPTAYMYSTYETPFVGVARSEAEVSDRKKVVILGGGPNRIGQGIEFDYCCCHAAFALKDAGYEAIMINCNPETVSTDYDTSDRLYFEPLTAEDVIEILRAEQEKGEVVGVIVQFGGQTPLKLAEALEKNGIPILGTAPDMIDLAEDRDRFQKLLMKLDLNQPNNGIAYSVEQARLVAAEIAFPLVVRPSYVLGGRAMQILHSEGQLQTYLLDTVPELVPEDIKQRYPNDKTGQINTLLGKNPLLFDSYLSHAIEVDVDCLCDGTDVYVAGIMEHIEEAGIHSGDSACSLPPRSLPVELLDELERQAKAMAKALNVGGLMNVQFAIKDGTVYVLEVNPRASRTVPFVAKTIGAPIAKIAARVMAGEKLDATFAAYGEKPDPRKLTHIAVKEAVFPFARFPGVDTLLGPEMRSTGEVIGLDTDFALAFAKSQLGAGVELPRDGTVFVSVRDEDKPRVLPAIRILVEQGFKVLATGGTARFLGENGITATKINKVLEGRPHIEDAIRNRQVQLVINTTDGNKAISDSKSLRRATLMQKVPYYTTMAGAEAAAQAIKALKAGNLEVRPLQSYFA; from the coding sequence ATGCCGAAGCGCCAAGACATCAAATCGATCCTCATCATCGGCGCGGGACCGATCGTCATTGGCCAGGCTTGCGAGTTCGACTATTCCGGCACCCAGGCCTGCAAGGCGCTGCGGGAGGAAGGCTATCGCGTCATCCTCGTCAACTCCAACCCGGCGACGATCATGACCGATCCGGGCCTTGCTGATGCAACTTACGTCGAGCCGATCACCCCCGAGGTCGTCGCCAAGATCATTGCCAAGGAGCGCCCGGATGCGCTGCTGCCGACCATGGGCGGCCAGACGGCGCTGAATACCGCGCTTTCGCTAAAGCGCATGGGCGTGCTCGACCGCTACAATGTCGAGATGATCGGCGCCAAGCCCGCCGCCATCGACATGGCCGAGGACCGGGCGCTGTTTCGCGAGGCGATGGCCCGTATCGGGCTTGAAACGCCGCGCTCGATGCTGGCGAACGCCACCGACATCAAGGACCTCGACCGCAAGACGCACGAGGCCGAGCGCAACAAACTGCGCGACAGCCTCTCCGGATCCGATCTCGACAAGGCACTGGACGAACTGGAAAACCAGTGGAACCTCGGCGAGAGCGATCGCAAGCAGCGTTACATCAGCCACGCCATGGCGATTGCCGCCCAGGCGATCGACCACGTCGGCCTGCCCGCCATCATCCGCCCCTCCTTCACCATGGGCGGCACCGGCGGCGGCATCGCCTACAACCGCTCGGAATTCTTCGAGATCGTCGGCGGTGGCCTCGACGCCTCGCCGACCACCGAAGTGCTGGTCGAGGAATCGGTGCTCGGCTGGAAGGAATATGAAATGGAAGTCGTCCGCGACAAGGCGGACAATTGCATCATCATCTGCTCGATCGAAAACATCGATCCAATGGGCGTCCACACCGGCGATTCGATCACCGTCGCGCCAGCGCTGACGCTGACCGATAAGGAATTCCAGATCATGCGCAACGCCTCGATCGCGGTATTGCGCGAGATCGGCGTCGAAACCGGCGGCTCGAACGTCCAGTTCGCCGTCAATCCGAAGGACGGCCGCCTGGTCGTCATCGAAATGAACCCGCGCGTCTCGCGCTCCTCGGCGCTCGCCTCCAAGGCCACCGGCTTTCCGATCGCCAAGGTCGCCGCCAAGCTCGCCATCGGTTATACGCTCGACGAGCTGGACAACGACATCACCGGCGGCGCAACGCCTGCCTCCTTCGAACCGTCGATCGACTATGTCGTCACCAAGATCCCGCGTTTCGCTTTCGAGAAATTCCCCGGCGCCTCGCCGGTGCTGACGACCGCGATGAAGTCTGTCGGTGAAGTCATGGCGATCGGCCGCACCTTCGCCGAATCGCTGCAGAAAGCGCTGCGCGGCCTCGAAACCGGCCTGACCGGCCTCGACGAGATCGAGATCCCCGATTCCGAGGAAGGCGAATCCAGCCACAACGCCATCCGCGCCGCCATCGGCACGCCGACGCCGGATCGCCTGCGCATGGTCGCCCAGGCGCTGCGCATGGGCCTCAGCATCGAAGAGGTGCACGAGGGCTGCAAGATCGACCCCTGGTTCATCGCCGAGCTCAAGAATATCATCGACACGGAAGCGCGCATCCGCGAGCACGGCCTGCCCGAGGATGCCGCGAACCTGCGCATGCTGAAGGCCATGGGCTTTTCCGACGCGCGTCTGGCGACGCTGACCGGCAAGCGCCCCAAGCAGGTCGCCGAACTTCGCAACAGCCTCAACGTCCGCCCGGTCTTCAAGCGTATCGATACCTGTGCCGCCGAATTCGCTTCGCCGACCGCCTATATGTATTCGACCTACGAGACGCCCTTCGTCGGCGTCGCCCGCTCCGAAGCTGAGGTTTCCGACCGCAAGAAGGTCGTCATCCTCGGCGGCGGCCCGAACCGCATCGGCCAGGGCATCGAGTTCGATTATTGCTGCTGCCATGCCGCCTTCGCGCTGAAGGATGCCGGTTATGAAGCGATCATGATCAACTGCAACCCGGAAACCGTCTCGACCGACTACGACACGTCCGATCGCCTGTATTTCGAGCCGCTGACGGCCGAGGACGTGATCGAGATCCTGCGGGCCGAGCAGGAAAAGGGCGAAGTCGTCGGCGTCATCGTCCAGTTCGGCGGCCAGACGCCGCTGAAGCTTGCCGAGGCGCTCGAGAAGAACGGCATCCCGATCCTCGGCACGGCACCCGACATGATCGATCTTGCCGAGGACCGCGACCGTTTCCAGAAGCTTCTGATGAAGCTCGATCTCAACCAGCCGAACAACGGCATCGCCTACTCGGTCGAGCAGGCCCGCCTGGTCGCCGCCGAAATCGCCTTCCCGCTGGTCGTGCGCCCGTCCTACGTGCTCGGCGGCCGCGCCATGCAGATCCTGCATTCGGAAGGCCAGCTGCAGACATACCTGCTCGACACGGTTCCGGAACTGGTGCCCGAAGACATCAAGCAGCGTTATCCCAACGACAAGACCGGCCAGATCAACACTCTGCTCGGCAAGAACCCGCTGCTCTTCGACAGCTACCTCAGCCACGCCATCGAAGTCGACGTCGACTGCCTCTGCGATGGAACCGACGTCTATGTCGCCGGCATCATGGAGCATATCGAGGAAGCCGGCATCCATTCCGGCGATAGCGCCTGCTCGCTGCCGCCGCGCTCGCTACCCGTCGAACTGCTCGACGAGTTGGAGCGCCAGGCAAAGGCGATGGCCAAGGCGCTCAATGTCGGCGGCCTGATGAATGTCCAGTTCGCAATCAAGGATGGCACCGTCTACGTTCTCGAAGTCAATCCACGCGCCTCGCGCACCGTACCCTTCGTCGCCAAGACCATCGGCGCACCGATCGCCAAGATCGCCGCCCGCGTCATGGCCGGCGAAAAACTCGACGCGACCTTCGCCGCCTATGGCGAAAAGCCCGATCCGCGCAAGCTCACGCATATCGCCGTCAAGGAAGCGGTCTTCCCCTTCGCCCGCTTCCCCGGCGTCGACACGCTGCTCGGCCCGGAAATGCGCTCGACCGGCGAAGTCATCGGCCTCGACACCGATTTTGCGCTGGCCTTCGCCAAGTCGCAGCTCGGCGCTGGCGTCGAGCTGCCGCGTGACGGAACGGTGTTCGTCTCGGTGCGCGACGAGGACAAGCCGCGCGTGCTGCCGGCGATCCGCATCCTCGTCGAACAGGGCTTCAAGGTGCTGGCGACCGGCGGCACGGCCCGCTTCCTCGGCGAAAACGGCATCACCGCCACCAAGATCAACAAGGTGCTGGAAGGCCGTCCGCATATCGAGGACGCCATCCGCAACCGCCAGGTCCAGCTGGTCATCAACACCACCGACGGCAACAAGGCGATCTCGGACTCGAAGTCGCTGCGCCGCGCGACGCTGATGCAAAAGGTGCCTTATTACACCACCATGGCAGGCGCCGAAGCCGCGGCCCAGGCGATCAAGGCGCTGAAGGCGGGCAATCTCGAAGTGCGGCCGCTGCAGAGCTACTTCGCTTGA